Proteins found in one Planococcus citri chromosome 2, ihPlaCitr1.1, whole genome shotgun sequence genomic segment:
- the LOC135834407 gene encoding sialin-like, with protein sequence MSVLDKNRNNHIRVHGSNMKSCTPLQSVQDMVPARLVLYMLSFTGFLVSFMMRTDINIAMVAMAKADIPKTTNSNLSQLYCYTPVTITNTNDSVTQTSSSTMEEGEFDWDSTTQSIILGSFYWCYVFSQVIGGLLTQYFGTKVVFGYSQFVTAICSLLIPQAAVTHYVLVIILRSIQGIASGLTWPAMYALVGKWIPSKERSRFMSSFQGFSFGIGLTYPLCGFLIARYGWRSVFYTTGTLGVMWCFIWWVLAFDAPQKHPRITRKELDYIECGIGDSIIMRKGLKVPWMSIFTSLPAWSIGVTTFGRIWVHYTFIISGPKYMKSILGFDIQTNGLMSGTPFLCSYFASVVFCYAADFLIIRKVMNLTNIRKLFTALSQVVPGLLVLLIIYFGCDKVLILITWFSVVTLITASYAGAMANIVDIAPNFAGPVLAFAQTIHMSASFLSPIVNGFLLQESPSLDQWSKVFQVTSAVAIVTYFSFQFFGTAEVQKWNYPDNKLPSSLQQEGLLPDDKSQQNDS encoded by the exons ACATGGTACCTGCTCGTTTAGTCCTCTACATGCTCTCGTTCACTGGGTTCTTGGTGAGTTTCATGATGCGAACAGACATAAACATCGCGATGGTTGCGATGGCCAAAGCTGACATACCCAAAACCACTAACAGCAACCTCAGCCAATTATACTGCTACACTCCAGTGACAATAACAAACACCAACGATTCCGTCACACAGACTTCCTCATCCACAATG GAAGAAGGCGAATTTGACTGGGACTCGACAACACAATCCATCATACTTGGATCATTCTACTGGTGTTACGTATTCTCACAAGTTATCGGTGGCCTACTGACTCAGTACTTTGGTACCAAAGTTGTATTTGGATATTCGCAATTCGTCACCGCCATTTGTTCATTACTGATACCCCAAGCTGCTGTAACACATTACGTGCTTGTGATAATTCTACGTTCCATCCAAGGAATTGCTTCG GGTCTAACTTGGCCTGCCATGTACGCTTTGGTTGGTAAATGGATACCATCCAAAGAGAGGAGCAGATTCATGTCGTCATTCCAAG GGTTCAGTTTCGGAATCGGATTGACGTACCCGTTATGCGGATTCCTCATCGCTCGCTACGGCTGGAGGAGTGTTTTCTACACGACTGGAACCTTGGGCGTCATGTGGTGCTTTATTTGGTGGGTGCTGGCATTCGACGCGCCTCAAAAACATCCCCGAATCACCAGGAAGGAGCTGGATTACATCGAGTGCGGTATTGGAGATTCCATCATTATGAGAAAG GGTTTAAAAGTGCCTTGGATGTCTATATTCACATCGTTACCAGCCTGGTCTATCGGAGTAACTACATTCGGACGGATTTGGGTACATTATACATTCATCATTTCGGGACCTAAATACATGAAAAGTATTTTGGGTTTTGATATTCAAACG AATGGATTGATGAGTGGGACACCATTCCTTTGCAGTTATTTTGCCTCGGTTGTGTTTTGCTACGCAGCAGATTTTCTCATCATTCGTAAGGTCATGAATTTGACCAACATACGTAAATTATTCACCGCATTAT CTCAAGTTGTTCCTGGATTACTCGTCTTACTCATCATATATTTCGGTTGTGATAAGGTATTAATTCTAATTACATGGTTTTCGGTAGTAACACTGATAACAGCCTCGTATGCTGGTGCTATGGCAAATATTGTCGATATTGCTCCAAATTTCGCAG gaccaGTACTAGCATTTGCTCAAACAATACACATGTCAGCAAGTTTCCTTTCACCAATAGTTAACGGATTTTTGCTGCAAGAAAGC CCGAGTTTAGACCAATGGAGCAAAGTATTCCAGGTGACCAGTGCTGTAGCCATAGTAACCtatttttcattccaatttttcggTACAGCCGAAGTACAAAAGTGGAACTACCCAGATAATAAATTACCTTCGAGTTTACAACAAGAAGGCCTGTTACCGGACGATAAATCGCAACAGAATGATTCTTAA